One region of Zingiber officinale cultivar Zhangliang chromosome 7B, Zo_v1.1, whole genome shotgun sequence genomic DNA includes:
- the LOC122005354 gene encoding protein MHF2 homolog produces the protein METSFDPDLIHAIFKLVWSSSAERDEETEAVDVEVGAGASKKSRPTTANHSALSVSCELLRLFITEAIERTAIIAEAEGTNKIEPTHLERILPQLLLDF, from the exons ATGGAAACCAGTTTTGATCCT GATCTAATTCATGCAATTTTCAAGTTGGTTTGGAGCAGCTCAGCCGAGCGGGATGAAGAAACTGAAGCTGTTGATGTTGAG GTTGGTGCTGGGGCATCCAAGAAGAGTCGACCAACTACAG CTAATCATAGTGCTCTGAGCGTAAGCTGCGAACTTCTCCGGCTGTTCATCACAG AGGCAATTGAGCGCACTGCTATAATTGCTGAAGCAGAGGGTACAAATAAAATTGAACCTACTCATTTGGAGAGAATTCTCCCACAACTCCTGTTGGATTTTTAA
- the LOC122005353 gene encoding beta-1,4-mannosyl-glycoprotein 4-beta-N-acetylglucosaminyltransferase-like codes for MPEGGCPYCSKKTDDMCGNVCGGASKAALSMSRLRCALQGFDLRALSLLLVGVPILIFIIYVHGQKITYFLRPLWEAPPKPFKMIPHYHHENASMQKLCKLHGWGVREMPRRVFDAVLFSNELDILEIRWNELSPYVSEFILLESNSTFTGLRKPLVFAKNRHRFKFAESRLTYGTVGGRFVKGENPFVEESYQRVALDQLIRIAGISDDDLLIMSDVDEIPSGHTINLLRWCDEIPEKLHLQLRNYLYSFEFHLDDDSWRASIHRYKSGTTRYAHFRQSDDLLADSGWHCSFCFRRISEFSFKMKAYSHVDRVRFAYYLNPARIQDVICHGADLFDMLPEEYTFQKIIAKLGPIPSSYSAIDLPGYLIQNAARFRYLLPGNCKRERD; via the exons ATGCCGGAGGGCGGCTGTCCTTATTGCTCCAAAAAGACGGATGATATGTGCGGGAACGTCTGCGGCGGG GCTTCGAAAGCAGCGCTGAGCATGTCACGGCTTCGGTGCGCCCTCCAGGGCTTTGATCTTAGGGCATTGTCGCTTCTCCTGGTGGGCGTTCCCATTCTCATATTCATCATTTATGTCCATGGCCAGAAGATAACCTACTTCCTCCGCCCACTTTGGGAAGCCCCTCCAAAACCATTCAAGATGATACCCCATTACCACCACGAGAATGCCTCGATGCAGAAGCTGTGCAAGCTCCATGGCTGGGGTGTTCGGGAAATGCCAAGGCGTGTCTTTGATGCTGTTCTGTTCAGCAATGAACTTGACATCCTTGAAATCCGGTGGAACGAGCTCAGCCCCTATGTATCAGAGTTTATTCTCCTCGAGTCCAATTCAACATTCACCGGCTTGAGGAAGCCACTCGTTTTCGCAAAGAATCGCCACCGTTTCAAGTTCGCTGAGTCGCGGCTGACTTATGGGACTGTTGGAGGCAGATTTGTGAAAGGAGAAAATCCTTTTGTTGAAGAGTCTTACCAGAGGGTTGCATTGGATCAGCTTATCAGGATTGCAGGCATCAGTGATGATGATCTGTTGATCATGTCTGATGTTGATGAGATCCCTAGCGGTCACACGATTAACTTATTAAGATGGTGCGATGAGATCCCTGAGAAGCTTCATCTCCAGCTTCGTAACTACCTTTACTCTTTCGAGTTCCACCTCGATGATGATAGCTGGAGGGCTTCAATTCATCGTTACAAATCTGGGACGACCCGGTATGCCCATTTCCGCCAGTCGGATGACCTGTTAGCTGATTCCGGATGGCACTGCAGCTTCTGCTTCCGGCGCATCAGCGAGTTCTCCTTCAAAATGAAGGCATACAGCCATGTTGACCGTGTTAGATTTGCCTACTACTTAAATCCTGCAAGAATTCAAGATGTCATATGCCATGGAGCAGATCTTTTCGACATGCTTCCTGAGGAGTACACTTTCCAGAAAATCATTGCCAAGTTGGGGCCAATTCCTAGTTCATACTCCGCCAtcgatcttccaggttatctaaTCCAAAATGCTGCAAGATTCAGATACCTTCTTCCAGGAAACTGCAAAAGAGAACGTGACTGA